From the Acidobacteriota bacterium genome, the window CTTTACCAAAAGTTGGCGCGAATTGTTGCAGGAAAAACCGCCATGCCTTCGCGCGTGACGTTTGGCGAGCCGCCGACCGTGATTTCCCGCAAGCCGGGAAGCCCGGCCAGATGCGCCAGGCCCACATTCGTGATCCCTGCGCACTCCCAAAACTCCAGCGTTTCCAGCGACGGCATTCGACCCAGAATTTCCAAACTCCGGTCGGTGATTTTGGTTTTGCCTGCGTAATACGTTTTCAGCCCGGGCAATCCGGCGATGTGTTCGGTCGCCGCATCACCAGTTTCTCGGCAATACATACACCACAATTCTTCCAATCGTTCGCATCGGCCAACGTGGCGAAATCCGTCGTCGGAAACATCCATCGGCATCAAGCTTCGCAAAGCTGGAAAATGCGACAAAACGGACAAAGACGCATCGTCCACGTTCTTGCAACTGACGGCCAAGCCTTTCAGCGCGGGCATGGACGAGAGCGCGGTGAATCCGCGAGAGCCAAGGTTCGGGCATTCGCGCCCCCAGATGTACTCAATCGTCTGCGAACGGCTGAGCGCCGCGAAACCATCATCTGTCGCCACGGTTCCCTGGCCCATCAACATGCGAAGCCGCGGAAGCGCAGCGATATGGCGCATGGCTTCGTCATTGCAAAGATTATCCTGGCATCCCAGAAACCCCAGATTCGCCAACCCCATAAGCGCCCCAAGCCCGTCAGAGGTCAACGCCGACAGATGCCAGAAAAAGCTCAAGCCAAACAGTCCATCTAATCCGGCCAGGGTTTCCAACCCACGATTCGTAATCGGCCCATCCAACAATAAGTGCGTGGGTTCGGCATCGAACGCCATCAACCCATATTTGATTTCGCCGCCCTGCCAGGTTTTGAATTTCGGGAATTGTTGGAGAAACGGAAGCCCAGCATCGGTGACGAGTTTTCCGGTTTTGAAATGCCGCAAGTTAAGTTTGCCAGCGAGCGTCCGAATCGCGCCATCGCCCGTTGGCGTGCCTAACAAATCCACGCTTTCCAAATGATCGCACACAGCCAGATTGGTAATGCCTGCGTCGCTGATGCCGCTTTGCCAGCACATTTGAAATCGCCGTAGCTCCGGTAAATGACGCAAGACTTCCAATCCACGATCTGTGATTTGACCGCCGGGATATTCGCTCAAATCCAACTCTCGCAACTGCGGCATTCGGGTCAGACAAAGCAGCCCGTCATCCGTCACGCGTTTTGTCCCGCCGAAGTTCAAACCGGTGACAAACTCAAGCCGGGATAGTTGTCCGAGCGCGGCGTCTGTCAACAATCCATTGGCGTTCAGGTGCGTGAGCCGTAATTCCTTCATCACCCCAAAAAGCGCACCCCAATCCTGATTGGACATGATCGGCCCCGTTTCGATGGCGTTGCGCTTCCAATCAATTTTGTAAAATGGCGGCGTTGCGCTTCGCCCAATCGGCTTGGAGCGCAGATCGTTGGGCGGTTGGGCAAAACTCTCCAAAAACCTCGACCAATCTTTGAAGCCGTGCTGTCGGGCGATGATCAGTTGCGCATCCGCCAATGTGAAATCGCCAGCCCAGTTTCCCGCGTCAGTTAAAGCGCTCATTCGCTGCTGGACCAAGTCCTGAAATCGTTCCAGCGACGCTTTGCCGGGCAATTGATCGTCAAGGCGATCGAGCGCCTCAACATCACCTTGATAGGTGGCAACAAAATCCAGCGCCAACTTCTCGTACCGTTTCTGGCGCTCGGCTGGATTGACGCTTTCAATGTGGTGCACAAGCTTTGCCCAACTTTCAAACCCGTACCCACGAGCGAGGACGAATTGGGCATCGGCCAGCGTGATCGAATCGGCTTGGGCTTGATCAGACAGGCGCGCAATGATGGCGCCAAACCGTGTGGCGGCATCGGGCAAACCAGCGCGGTATGCTTTCAGCAATTCTTTGGCTTGTTTGCGAAGTTGTTCGAGCGAAGGGTGTGCGGGCAAACGCAAAGTGGTTTCAGGCATGACAATCTCCTTTCGGTTGCGCCCGTGTCCGCGCTTCGGGTGAGAAAGAAGATCGAAAATTGTCGGATCAAATTTATCAGGTAGGCTCGGCCTTTTCCGCGGACTGGGCGCGTCCTGAACGCGAACCGAACCTTAGCACGTTGACTTGCACGGGGCAATGCAACGTGCCCCAGTCATTTCCGCCGCGCGGGAGCGGCAACTTTCCAGGCGGTCTTCTGCAGCAATTCTGCCTCTTGCGGCGTCAATCCTTTCAGGTCACTGACGATGCCCACCGGAGTTTCACCAACCAACGATGCCAGAAACACACAGGCGGCCAGGTAAGACCCGGCAAGCGTGGGATGGCTTTGGTCTTTATCGTGCAGGGTTGGCGCGTTGTGTTTCTCGATAAACTGCTGCCAGGCGATGCCGACAGGAATGACTTTCGCGCCGAGTTCTTTGCCGATCGCTGTATAAGCATCCGTAAGCGCGTCCTGCGTTTCCAGAGCGTTCTGGCGCGCCCAGGTCAGGTACAGCGCCGTCTTCGATTTGGAATCCTGAATTACGGGATCGAACAGTCGAACGTTTTCGTGGAAGCGTTGCGGATTTTTCAGCGGCAAGGTGCTTTGCTCCTGCAACACCACATAATCGTAGCGCGTCTGCGCAATTGCTTTTTGTGCTTCGCCTTTGTTCCAGTGCATGCGCAACGACGCGCCGCCCGCCTGAATCAGTTCGTGTTCCAACTTGTGGCCGCGCGCTTCGGCCAGTTGCGCAATCAGCATGGGCACATCGTTTCGCGCCGTGAAGCTATTACCAATAAACAGAATTTTCATTGCCGCTTTAGAAGCCATCCGGCGGATCTCCCAAAGAAAAGAAGGCGAGTTCCTGAACCCCGACGTTGCTTTTTTTCGTCAGGCGAACAGGCGTTGACGCCTTGCCAATCAACCCCTGATCCGACAGGTATTCGCAAGCCGTGGTCACGCCTTCAATGTTGAAATTGCGCTTGAAATAATCTTCGATTTCGGTGCAGGAACGCGCTTCGCCGACATCGCGCAGGTGTTCAATCACCAAAGCAAACAGCTTCGGCGATCGTTTCGCGACGTAAGCGTCCACGGCGTCCAGTGCAGCTTGAACATTCTTTTTGGTCTTTTTGGAATTCAGCAGATCGCTGTAAATCGTTTTGAAGAATTCGGGATTCAGTTTCATCGCTTGCGGAATGACTTCGCGGTCGGCCAGCAATCGCGCGCTCAGAACTTCAACCTGCGCCAGCGGCGTCGCGGCATACAAAATCCACAACGCCGTGTAATCCAGATCGCCACGTGTGATGAAAAACTTGTGGGCTTTGTACAGCGGCAGCAAAACGTTGGTCGCCGCGCGTAACAATTGCACTGCCGTGTCACGTTCGCCAATTTCGCCCAGCCGTTCGCATAACGCCGCAATCGTCGGGTCGTGCGTGTACAGCAATCGCCCTTTGGCCAGAAATGAATGCATAAACGAATTGCTGAGCGAACCTTCAATGATTTTTCGCAGCTCGGTCCGCGACAGCAACAACGCATGCACGTTCACCCCATCGGCATACAATGCCACGCCGCTGGATTCGACTTTGCGGTCGTCCATCGTCACCAACACCAAATCCACATCCGATTTCGCCCAAACCTTGTCGTGCGACAAACTGCCGCACAGGATCGCCGCCAGAATCGAACGGTCTTCTTTGACCTGTTCAATCAACGCCTCAATGGCGGCGGTAAATGTCTGTTTGATGGATTCAATGGTTTGCATCGTTGCGACTATTTCTGAAGCGTATGTTTGACGGAAGCCTTGATCAATTTTTTCAGCGTCGGCAAATGCACGTCCGACAACCGTTTGATGTACAGGCAGCCTTTGCCGGTCGAATGCTTGCCAAGCTGCGCCAGCAATTCGTCGCGGCCTTCAAAGCCGGAATGAATATACAGCGTGATATTTTGTTTGCGCGGCGAAAAGGCGATCACCATCCAATCCAGTTCGCGTCCGTTGGGATATACCAACCGGTGATTGCCAAAGCCCACAATGCTCGGCCCCCACATTTTAGGTTCCGCCTTGGTCGCCTCCTGCATGAGTTTTGTGATAGCCCAGCAATCTTCGCGGACTTGTTCGTCCTTGATTGCGTTGAGGTAATCCACAACAGAAGCATCTGTCTGTTTTGTTTTGAGTTCCGCCATCAAATCCTCCAATTGATTAAGAAGTAGTCGGTCATTTCCTAAAGGTTCCTTTCTGTCTCAGGCAGCGTGTTTTAGAATGCCTGCTCGAAAGGAGAAGCGATATGGATCAGTACATCGAAAAACAAGGCCAGACGTATCGAATCAAAGGCACGCGTGTGGCGCTGGATTCAATCATCTACCGGTTTCAGGAAGGGCGCTCGCCGGAAGCCATTCAGGATTCTTTCCCGGCGCTCTCGCTTAGCCAAATCTACGCGGCGATTGCGTATTACCTGGATCATCAAGCCGAACTCGACGCCTATCTGGCGCACAACGAAGCGACAGAAGCAGAGTTCAGCCGAGGGATCGCTCGCTTGTTTCCGAAAGGCGCGGCACTCAAAGCCCGTATCAAACAAACCGCAGAGCAGAGTTTCCCGAAACCCTCCCGATCATGACTGGCATGCTTTCTCGATAGCTCAGATCAGCCGAGGCCATAAGTATGGTGACATTCCGCTGACAAGCGCATCGCGCAAATCCTTTAAGCGTTTGTTTTCAGCAGCATCATTGTCCGAGAGTTCTAGTGCCAAACAAATCGTCCGAACAAGAGCATCAGGCATCTGATTTAACTGAGTCGCAGCTTGGCCGTAATAAGATTTTGCGGGAAAGTCTTTTATGAAATCCTCAGCATTGCCACTGTGAGAGGCGATAAGTCGCTTTTCTTCCTCAGCAAAAACGGTAGCAAAGTAATTATTCCAACCTCCACTCGGCGCTGCAGATTCAAAAGTGGTGCGGAGCTTTCCAATGTCGGCATCAGGCTTGATGGGATTTAGCAAAGCCTTTTGCTCAATCTCGACGCGTTTCTTGGCACGGTTAAGTATTTCTTTGTTCAGCACAACTTCCTTGAAGTGGCTTTTGGCTACTTTCAGAAAAGAGTCGTATCGTACCGTAAGATCTGGTTCACTCAGATTGTTGTAGATCCCCAAAGCTTTGAAAATAGGCTCAAGGCAGAGATAGCCTTCTATTTCGCTTACCGGATGAACCTTGATATTCGCATCTGAAATCAATTGATTATCAGGCCAACCGTCCCGGTCAATATATCCAAATGCAGTAACACCTGTCGTGATTTTCCCAGCACGAAATACAAAAACACATTCTCTGACAGCATCGCATCCACCAACTGGAACAATGACAGTCTTTGGACAGTTGTGCCAAGCAGTCAAAATAGCGTTGTCATAACTATCGAGTTGTCCCTCGCAAAAAATCAGACGGGACGCTGACACTGAAAATGATGCTGCACCCAAAACTTGAGCAACTACATCAGCAGGTATGCCGGAAGTGGGTAGCAATATTTCTGCCGTGCTCTCAGACCGCGCAATTGCGAACCGAGCGTCCCGGCGCGATAGGGCAAAGGGAATATCGTGTGTGATGTAAACAAACCTAATGGTAGGTGCTAACTTCTCCAGGCTATTCCAAAGATTTCGTGCTAGCAGAGGGTGGAAAAAGGTCTCCGGTTCATCAACGATCAGTATTGGCTTGCGGCAGCTAATAACTCGTGCAGCAAGATAGAGCGCTGTCCGCTCCCCTTCGCTCATCTGTGCGATCGAATAGTTGACGATCTCTCCATTGATACTACGTTCAACCGTTGGTCGGTATCCGATCTTAATCTGTCGCTCTGGAAATTGCTCATTCCAGATTTCAGCGATTTTTCGCAATCGCGTATTTATCAGCTTTTCATCTGGTTTCATTGATGGGTTTAGTTCTCGATAGTCTCGATACTGAACAGCAGATTCCCGGTCTTCTTCGAGGATTTCCGATAAGAGGAATTCCAACTCATAGGATGGTCGCCAATACTCATTCAATTGTTGTTGTATTGCGCTCTGAACCTCATTGTTTGCCTGCTCAAGAGGCCGCATCGAAACACTACTGACTTCAACGTTTCGGAGTGCAGCGACACGTTCAGCATCGTTAGCCCTCGCAATGGCAACTCCAAGACGGGTTTTCCCTACACCGTTGGGTCCGATGATAACAATCGAGCCGTCACCTTCAATTTTTTCTCCGTTGGGTAGTTTGACTTCAGATTTCATCATGCCTTTTGCTCAAAATAACAAACTTAACTCACTGGCCGACACTCAATGACGAAACGGCCAGAAGGTAACCGACCAGCGGCGCTCACTTCCAGCCCAGCTTCACGCGCAAGCTCGCGGAATTCGGCCAGTGTGTTGGTCTTGCCGCCCAGCAACACCGTCTCAATAGATAAACTAGCGGGCGCATCGTCTGGCGAAACGCCGCCGGAGATCACAATGCGCCCCTTGGCCTGGGCGGCCTCGGCGCAGCGCTTCAGGATCGCCACGGTTTCACGGTCGGGCCAATCGTTGAGCACTTTTGACAAGACATACAAATCACCGCCAGCGGGAAGCGGGTCGAAGAAGCTTTGGCCAATAATTTCAACCCGGTCGGCGACGCCTGCGGCGGCGAACGTTTCAGCAGCGCGCGCGACGGTTTTCGGGAAATCCACCAGAATGCCTTTGATGTCAGGATGGGCGAGCAGAATTTCGGCGAGCAGCGCGCCCGTGCCGCCGCCGACATCAACCACGGTGCGCATTGATTCCCAATCGCCGTCGAGCAGAATTTCCGAATCGGGGGTGCCGTGGCCTGCCGGTCCCATCAGCGCGTCGAATTCGGCGGCAATTTCCGGGTGCGCGTCCAGGTCTTCCCAATACGGACGCCCGAAAAGCTCTTCGTAAGCGGGTGCGCCCGTCCGCACGGCTTTGAGCAGCGTGCCCCAGGCGTAGGCCATTCGCCCGCCGAAGCCATCCAGATTCAGGCCGAGAAGCATTCCCGGTTCGAGCAATTGGCTCGCCGCTTCGTTGAGCGCAAAGCGTCCGGGCGCGGGTTCCGCAAATACGCCTTTGCCGATCAAATGCCGCAACACTCGGCCCAGATAATCGGCGTTGCAGTTTGCCGCCGCTGCAAGCGCGTTGAGTTCTTCCGCGCCCGCAGCTATGTGATCCGCGATGCGCAGCGTCGCCACCACATGCACGCACCACGGCGTGCAAAGATCGCTCAATTCGAAGAGATTTACAGGTTCCTGTGCTTGCATGCGAAGTTACCTACCGGGTACGCACGCGTCCCCGCGTGCNNNNNNNNNNNNNNNNNNNNNNNNNNGCACGCGGGGACGCGTGCGTACCCAGCTTATTTCCTGTTGGCTGTTGGGGCCAATAATTTCAGATCAATCGCGTTGCCCATCGCTTGATAACCCGCGCGATTCGGATGCAGTTTGTCGCCCGCGCCACCGATGGTGCTGTTGGGTTGAAACTCCGCGCGCAAAGCCCCGGTCTGCGAGTCCACGGTGGCGGCGTCGAAATCGGCTACGCCATCGAATAGGCCGCCCGTACGAATGAAGTTGTTGATGGTCTGGCGGCGTTCGTTGACCGAATCGGTTCCGGCATTGCCAGCGTTCCCTAAACCGGATGTAATCGTCGCGCCAATGATTTTGATCTTTCGCGCGTGAACGCGTTTCACCATTTCTTTCATGCCGGCGATGACGGCCTCACTGCTCGCGCCGCGCGACAAATCGTTGATGCCTTCCAGCCAGACGATGTGCGTGACGCCTGCCAAACTCAGCACATCGCGCTCCAACCGATCCAATGCCGAAGGGCCGCCGGAAACAGGCGCGGTGGCAGAGTATTTCGATGGTCCGATGATTTGATTGCCGCCAATGCCAGCATTGACGACCGACACACGATTGCCATACGCCGCATGCAACCGCCGCGCGAGCACATCCGGCCAGCGGTCATCTCCGTTCAGGGTCGAAAGCGTGCCGTCGGTAATCGAATCGCCAAAGCAAACCACGACCGCCGTGTCCGCCGGAGCCATCACTGCAAACGCATCCAGGAAATACCAGGATGTAGTCGTGAATGGGAAACTGGCGTCGCTGTCTTCGCCGCTGTGGCTGCCCGCGCGCGGAGCCGTCAGGTAAGAAGTTTGCAGCGCCTTGGCATGCCAGGTCATCGGCCCGCTGCTGCCTGGGACGTGAAAACTGACGGCGAGTTTGCGGCCCGCCAGCAATGGATCGGCAGCGGTTTTGACGAAGGTCAGATTGACGGCGTCACTGTAGGCAACCGCGCCGGGTTCAATCGTGATGCTGCGTTTGCCGCCAAACAGCACGCGAAGGTTGGCACCTGCCGCAACATTTCCCGCGCTCGAGTGCAGCCCGACGAACACATCATCGAAAGTGACAGGCTTTGTGCCGAACGCATTGGAAAACCGCAGCCGCCCGCGCTTTCCCCACAATTCCGGGCGGATCATCAATCGAAAGCTTTGATC encodes:
- a CDS encoding SGNH/GDSL hydrolase family protein; amino-acid sequence: MASKAAMKILFIGNSFTARNDVPMLIAQLAEARGHKLEHELIQAGGASLRMHWNKGEAQKAIAQTRYDYVVLQEQSTLPLKNPQRFHENVRLFDPVIQDSKSKTALYLTWARQNALETQDALTDAYTAIGKELGAKVIPVGIAWQQFIEKHNAPTLHDKDQSHPTLAGSYLAACVFLASLVGETPVGIVSDLKGLTPQEAELLQKTAWKVAAPARRK
- a CDS encoding DUF1801 domain-containing protein, coding for MAELKTKQTDASVVDYLNAIKDEQVREDCWAITKLMQEATKAEPKMWGPSIVGFGNHRLVYPNGRELDWMVIAFSPRKQNITLYIHSGFEGRDELLAQLGKHSTGKGCLYIKRLSDVHLPTLKKLIKASVKHTLQK
- a CDS encoding DUF433 domain-containing protein, which encodes MDQYIEKQGQTYRIKGTRVALDSIIYRFQEGRSPEAIQDSFPALSLSQIYAAIAYYLDHQAELDAYLAHNEATEAEFSRGIARLFPKGAALKARIKQTAEQSFPKPSRS
- a CDS encoding AAA family ATPase gives rise to the protein MKSEVKLPNGEKIEGDGSIVIIGPNGVGKTRLGVAIARANDAERVAALRNVEVSSVSMRPLEQANNEVQSAIQQQLNEYWRPSYELEFLLSEILEEDRESAVQYRDYRELNPSMKPDEKLINTRLRKIAEIWNEQFPERQIKIGYRPTVERSINGEIVNYSIAQMSEGERTALYLAARVISCRKPILIVDEPETFFHPLLARNLWNSLEKLAPTIRFVYITHDIPFALSRRDARFAIARSESTAEILLPTSGIPADVVAQVLGAASFSVSASRLIFCEGQLDSYDNAILTAWHNCPKTVIVPVGGCDAVRECVFVFRAGKITTGVTAFGYIDRDGWPDNQLISDANIKVHPVSEIEGYLCLEPIFKALGIYNNLSEPDLTVRYDSFLKVAKSHFKEVVLNKEILNRAKKRVEIEQKALLNPIKPDADIGKLRTTFESAAPSGGWNNYFATVFAEEEKRLIASHSGNAEDFIKDFPAKSYYGQAATQLNQMPDALVRTICLALELSDNDAAENKRLKDLRDALVSGMSPYLWPRLI
- a CDS encoding hydroxyneurosporene methyltransferase; its protein translation is MQAQEPVNLFELSDLCTPWCVHVVATLRIADHIAAGAEELNALAAAANCNADYLGRVLRHLIGKGVFAEPAPGRFALNEAASQLLEPGMLLGLNLDGFGGRMAYAWGTLLKAVRTGAPAYEELFGRPYWEDLDAHPEIAAEFDALMGPAGHGTPDSEILLDGDWESMRTVVDVGGGTGALLAEILLAHPDIKGILVDFPKTVARAAETFAAAGVADRVEIIGQSFFDPLPAGGDLYVLSKVLNDWPDRETVAILKRCAEAAQAKGRIVISGGVSPDDAPASLSIETVLLGGKTNTLAEFRELAREAGLEVSAAGRLPSGRFVIECRPVS
- a CDS encoding lysophospholipase, yielding MNCKQRMLSSKALVLTLALLICCGVTVLAQGQKWVASWSASAHGPYPSGNASAQPVLQYAIESPEVGANDQSFRLMIRPELWGKRGRLRFSNAFGTKPVTFDDVFVGLHSSAGNVAAGANLRVLFGGKRSITIEPGAVAYSDAVNLTFVKTAADPLLAGRKLAVSFHVPGSSGPMTWHAKALQTSYLTAPRAGSHSGEDSDASFPFTTTSWYFLDAFAVMAPADTAVVVCFGDSITDGTLSTLNGDDRWPDVLARRLHAAYGNRVSVVNAGIGGNQIIGPSKYSATAPVSGGPSALDRLERDVLSLAGVTHIVWLEGINDLSRGASSEAVIAGMKEMVKRVHARKIKIIGATITSGLGNAGNAGTDSVNERRQTINNFIRTGGLFDGVADFDAATVDSQTGALRAEFQPNSTIGGAGDKLHPNRAGYQAMGNAIDLKLLAPTANRK